The genomic region CTTCCCGGTGCGCGAAGGGGCACGATATCTGCATCATGCCCGGCGGGGGCGATCGGCGGAATGGCCGCCGGAGCCTCCAGGGCAGCGGCCCTGATGTGAGGCCGCGAGCGCAAGGAGAGCGTGCGCATGTTGTCCCGGACCCTTGAGCAGACACTCCACCGCGCGCTCAGTCTCGCCTCGGAACGCAAGCACGAATACGCCACACTCGAGCATCTGCTTCTGTCGCTCTTGGACGATCCCGACGCGGCCAACGTGCTGCGCGCCTGTGCGGTGGACAGTGAGCGGCTTCGCCGTGAGGTGACCGAGTTCCTTGACAAGGACCTCGCCGGCCTCGTCACCGACCGCGGCGGGGATCCAAAGCCGACCGCCGGATTCCAGCGCGTCGTGCAGCGCGCCGCCATCCATGTGCAGTCCTCCGGCCGCGACGAGGTCACAGGCGCCAACGTGCTCGTCGCGCTGTTCTCCGAACGAGAAAGCCATGCCGTCTACTTCCTGCAGCAGCAGGACATGACGCGCCTCGATGCCGTGAACTTCATCAGCCACGGCATCGCCAAGGTGCCTGGGCGGAGCGAGAAGCGCCCCGTGCAGGGAACGAACGAGGGCGAAGGAGGCGAGGGGCGCGAGGAGAAGCCGTCGCGCCGCAGCCAGGAGGCGCTCAGCACCTATTGCATCAACCTCAACAAGAAGGCGGCGGCCGGGAAGATCGACCCGCTCATTGGCCGCGAGCAGGAGGTCGAGCGCACCATCCAGATCCTCTGCCGCCGAACGAAGAACAACCCGCTCTATGTGGGCGACCCGGGCGTGGGCAAGACGGCGATCGCCGAGGGGCTCGCGAAGCGGATCATCGAGGGCGACGTGCCCGAGGTGCTCGCGAAATGCACCATCTACGCCCTCGACATGGGCGCCCTGCTCGCCGGCACGCGCTACCGCGGCGATTTCGAGGAGCGGCTGAAGGCGGTGGTGTCGGAGCTCGAGGCGCAGGGCGGCTCGGCCATCCTGTTCATCGACGAGATCCACACCGTTATCGGCGCGGGTGCCACCTCCGGCGGGGCGATGGATGCGTCGAACCTGCTCAAGCCCGCGCTTGCGTCCGGCACGCTGCGCTGCATCGGCTCCACCACCTACAAGGAGTATCGCAACTATTTCGAGAAGGACCGCGCGCTCGTCCGCCGCTTCCAGAAGATCGACGTGGCCGAGCCCTCGCTCGATGACGCGATCAAGATCCTCAAGGGGCTCAAGGCGAACTACGAGAAGCACCACAAGGTCCGCTACACCGACGACGCGATCAAGGCGGCGGTGGAGCTCTCCGCCCGCTACATCCATGACCGCAAGCTCCCCGACAAGGCGATCGACGTGATCGACGAGGTCGGCGCCTCGCGGATGCTCCTGCCCGAGAACAAGCGCCGCAAGACGGTGACGGTGAAGGATGTCGAGGACATCGTCGCCAAGATCGCGCGGATCCCGCCCAAGGCGGTCTCGACCGACGATCGCGAGACGCTGCGCAACCTCGAACGCGACCTCAAGGCGATGGTGTTCGGCCAGGACAAGGCGATCGAGGCGCTCGCCTCGGCCATCAAGCTCGCCCGCGCGGGCCTGCGCGACAGCGACAAGCCGATCGGCAACTACCTGTTCTCCGGCCCCACCGGCGTGGGCAAGACCGAGGTGGCGAAGCAGCTCGCGAAGCTCCTTGGCATCGAGCTGATACGCTTCGACATGTCGGAGTACATGGAGCGGCACTCGGTCAGCCGCCTGATCGGCGCGCCGCCTGGCTATGTCGGCTTCGACCAGGGCGGGCTCTTGACCGATGCGGTCGACCAGCACCCGCACTGCGTCCTCCTCCTCGATGAGATCGAGAAGGCGCATCCGGACCTCTACAACATCCTGTTGCAGGTGATGGACCACGGGAAGCTTACCGACCACAACGGCAAGCAGGTCGACTTCCGAAACGTGATCCTGATCATGACGACGAACGCGGGCGCCTCCGATCTCGCCAGGAACGCGATCGGCTTCGCACGCGAGGGGCGGGAGGGCGAGGACGAGGACGCGATCAAGCGCCTGTTCACCCCAGAGTTCCGCAACCGACTCGACGCGATCATCCCCTTCGCGAACCTCACGCCAGACATCGTCGGCCGTGTCGTCGACAAGTTCATTATGCAGCTCGAGGCCCAGCTCGCCGACCGCAACGTCACGATCGAGCTGACGGACGGAGCGCGCATGTGGCTCGCCGAGAAGGGTTACGACCGGCTCTATGGCGCCCGGCCGCTTGCCCGGGTGATCCAGGAGCATGTGAAGAAGCCGCTTGCCGAGGAGCTCCTCTTCGGCCGCCTGACCAAGGGCGGGGCGGTGCGTGTCGGCGTGGACGAGGAGGGCAAGTCGCTGTCCTTCGCCTTCGTCGAGGCACCGTTGGCTGCGCTGCCGAAGCCGGAGGGCGACGGCGGCGAGGGTGACGAGGAGAGGGCGCCGGAGGCGGTGGAGTAGCGGCGCCGCGCGAGCGCCTGCGCCTCCGCAGCGGCCGAGGTGGCCGCTCCGGAGAACGAGGCCACAGCCCGGGGCGGGGAGGGAAGCGCCGCGGCTCTGACGACTGAGCCTTTCCCCGCCCGGTGCCCTCCTCACGCCGGTCGCGTGCGCGTCCATCCGAGCTTCGCTAACGCCGCCGACGAGCAACGATCGCGGGGCACTGCGGGCGGGCAGGCGGCAAGCGGCCCGGGCTCGACTCCAGAGGCGACTCATCCTGCGCGCTTTCGGGCCCGCATCCGTTCCGTCTAGCGTCCCTGACACGTGTCAATTCCGCTCTGGCGCCGAGCTTCGGTTGCGCTACTCTGTGTTCACGACATGGAAGAAACCTGAATGAACAGGGGGATTTGCATGGCCTCGGCCGAGCCTCTTCGCGTCGTTGCTCAACGTCTCGGCTCCCTGCCCCCGCCCTGCGCCCATTGCGACGCCCGCGAACGGAACTTCTGCGCCGCCCTCGACCCGGCGGAGCTTGCCGAGCTCGCCAAGGTGATGACGGAGGCAACGCTTCCGCCTGGTGGCGTTCTGTTCCACGAAGGCGCTCCGGCAGACTACGTGATGAACGTCACCGATGGTGCGGTGAAGCTGTTCAAGCTGCTCGGCGACGGACGGCGGCAGATCCTCGGTTTCCGGTTCGCAGGCGACTTCATCGGCCTTTCCGCCGGCGCCGACTATTCCTACTCCGCCGAATCGCTCACGGAGGCGAAGCTCTGCCGGTTTCCGCGCCGCAAGCTCGATGCGGTCCGCGAACGTTTTCCCCAGCTCGACCGACGGCTTCTCTCGCTCTCGATCGACGAGCTGACGGCCGCTCAGGAGCAGCTTCTGCTGCTCGGGCGCAAGACCGCCGAGGAGCGACTCGTGTCGTTCCTCATCCTGCTCTCGCAGGGGCAGGTCCGCCGCGGCCAGACGGCCGACCCGGTCGTGCTCCCGATGACACGTTCCGACATCGCCGACTATTTGGGCCTGACCATCGAGACGGTCAGCCGCACCTTCTCGGCCTTGAAGAAGAAAGGGCTGATCGAACTCCAGGACACGACCCACATCCATCTGGTCGACCGCGACCGGCTTGAGGAGATGGCGTCCGGCCTCGCCTGAGATGGTGCCTTCCTGACCCATCGCCGGGATGCGACCGTGACGGTGACACGGGGTGCGACAAGGCCGCCGTCTCGCGTTGCGACCCGGAGCTTGTCCTGAGGCGGTAAACGGGTCGTGCGATGCGGCTCTGCCCCGCGTAGAGGCGCCGAGTGACGCCGCGCTTGGCGTGGCGGTTTCGCGTCATCGGGGTCTCGGCACGGTGCCTCGGTCGTTCAGGTGCCGCCTGCTCAAGCGCTGTGGCCCCCGGACACCTGCCGTCCCGAAGCCCCCGTGGGCGAGCATGATGACGGGGTTGCTTTTGCACCGTTCCCTCAGCGCGTCGTTGTTCGAGCGGTTGACCTTCCGCGGAGGGGCTGAGGCGGAGTGATGGGCAGGCGAGGGGGGTTGCCACGGCGGTGGAGCGTGACGCTGCCTGAGCACGTTCGAGCGTGCGGGCGCCAGCGCAGGCTGGAGCCCGGCCGCTCAGCCGAGCGCGTGCTCGTTGATGCAGGCCACGCGCCTGGCCGGGCCATGTGGCGCGAGAGGTGGCACTGTCTCGGCGCAATCCGCTCGGGCGTGCAGGCAACGCTTGCGGAAGACGCAGCCCGAGGGCGGATCGGACGGGCTCGGCGGCTCGCCCGACAGCAGGATGCGCCTGGTTCGCCGTGCAGGATCGAGCCGGGGTGTGGCCGAGAGCAGGGCGCGCGTGTACGGGTGCGCAGGGGCCTCGAACACCGCCCGCACCGGTCCCTCCTCCATCACCCGGCCGAGATACATCACCACCACGCGGTCGCAGAGGTGCCGCACCACGTGCAGGTCGTGGCTGATCAGCAGCAAGGTCAGCCCGAGCCGTGCCCGCAGCTCGTCGAGCAGTGTGAGGATCTGCGCCTGGATCGAGACGTCGAGCGCGCTCACCGGCTCGTCGGCGACCAGGAAGGCGGGTTGGACCGCAAGCGCGCGGGCGATGCCGATGCGCTGTCGCTGCCCGCCGGAGAACTCGTGCGGGAAACGCCGCGCATGGGCCGGTTCGAGCCCGACCTGGCGCAGCAGCGCATCGACCCGCGCGGCGCGCTCGGCAGCGGGAACGAGGCCGTGGATCGCAAGCCCGTCGGCGATCTGCGCGCCCACCCGCCGCCGCGGGTCGAGGCTGCCGAACGGGTCCTGGAACACGATCTGCAGGTGCCGGCGCAGCCGGCGCCACTCCGCGCGCGAGACGCCGGCGATCGGGCGCCCCTCGAACAGGATCCGCCCCTCGCTCGGCGGCGTCAGCCCGAGCAGCAGCCGCCCCAGCGTGCTCTTGCCGGAACCGGATTCGCCGACGACGCCCACCGCCGCGCCGCGCGGGATCGCGAGATCGACGCCGCGCACGGCGTGCACCGGCCGGCCGCGGCGGAACAGGCCACCGCCCCGGAAGGTCTTGGAGACCCCGACGGC from Elioraea tepida harbors:
- a CDS encoding helix-turn-helix domain-containing protein, whose amino-acid sequence is MNRGICMASAEPLRVVAQRLGSLPPPCAHCDARERNFCAALDPAELAELAKVMTEATLPPGGVLFHEGAPADYVMNVTDGAVKLFKLLGDGRRQILGFRFAGDFIGLSAGADYSYSAESLTEAKLCRFPRRKLDAVRERFPQLDRRLLSLSIDELTAAQEQLLLLGRKTAEERLVSFLILLSQGQVRRGQTADPVVLPMTRSDIADYLGLTIETVSRTFSALKKKGLIELQDTTHIHLVDRDRLEEMASGLA
- the clpA gene encoding ATP-dependent Clp protease ATP-binding subunit ClpA yields the protein MLSRTLEQTLHRALSLASERKHEYATLEHLLLSLLDDPDAANVLRACAVDSERLRREVTEFLDKDLAGLVTDRGGDPKPTAGFQRVVQRAAIHVQSSGRDEVTGANVLVALFSERESHAVYFLQQQDMTRLDAVNFISHGIAKVPGRSEKRPVQGTNEGEGGEGREEKPSRRSQEALSTYCINLNKKAAAGKIDPLIGREQEVERTIQILCRRTKNNPLYVGDPGVGKTAIAEGLAKRIIEGDVPEVLAKCTIYALDMGALLAGTRYRGDFEERLKAVVSELEAQGGSAILFIDEIHTVIGAGATSGGAMDASNLLKPALASGTLRCIGSTTYKEYRNYFEKDRALVRRFQKIDVAEPSLDDAIKILKGLKANYEKHHKVRYTDDAIKAAVELSARYIHDRKLPDKAIDVIDEVGASRMLLPENKRRKTVTVKDVEDIVAKIARIPPKAVSTDDRETLRNLERDLKAMVFGQDKAIEALASAIKLARAGLRDSDKPIGNYLFSGPTGVGKTEVAKQLAKLLGIELIRFDMSEYMERHSVSRLIGAPPGYVGFDQGGLLTDAVDQHPHCVLLLDEIEKAHPDLYNILLQVMDHGKLTDHNGKQVDFRNVILIMTTNAGASDLARNAIGFAREGREGEDEDAIKRLFTPEFRNRLDAIIPFANLTPDIVGRVVDKFIMQLEAQLADRNVTIELTDGARMWLAEKGYDRLYGARPLARVIQEHVKKPLAEELLFGRLTKGGAVRVGVDEEGKSLSFAFVEAPLAALPKPEGDGGEGDEERAPEAVE
- a CDS encoding ABC transporter ATP-binding protein, producing MTSGPLIEAVGVSKTFRGGGLFRRGRPVHAVRGVDLAIPRGAAVGVVGESGSGKSTLGRLLLGLTPPSEGRILFEGRPIAGVSRAEWRRLRRHLQIVFQDPFGSLDPRRRVGAQIADGLAIHGLVPAAERAARVDALLRQVGLEPAHARRFPHEFSGGQRQRIGIARALAVQPAFLVADEPVSALDVSIQAQILTLLDELRARLGLTLLLISHDLHVVRHLCDRVVVMYLGRVMEEGPVRAVFEAPAHPYTRALLSATPRLDPARRTRRILLSGEPPSPSDPPSGCVFRKRCLHARADCAETVPPLAPHGPARRVACINEHALG